Proteins encoded in a region of the Streptomyces violaceoruber genome:
- a CDS encoding NAD(P)H-binding protein — MIVITTPTGGIGRQVLDNVLDALGARDDGPALRVIARDPGRLTARTRERAEVFQGSHADPEVLGAACEGADQVFWLVPPAPGADSVEGHFRDFTLPLCEVIARRDVARVVAVSSLGRGVAKDAGPISASLAMDDRIAATGVHYRALCPPFLMENLLGQAAALRDTGEFRMAYAADRVLRTCATADIAATAARLLLDDSWTGRADVPLVGPDDLTPEGMAEVLADVLGRPVRVRETTPEAYKASALRFGASESGAQGLADMASAMDAQGFYGAAEPSTPDTASTSFGRWCEEVLRPATLA, encoded by the coding sequence GTGATCGTCATCACCACCCCGACCGGCGGAATCGGCCGGCAGGTCCTCGACAACGTCCTGGACGCCCTCGGCGCCCGGGACGACGGGCCCGCCCTGCGCGTCATCGCCCGCGATCCCGGCCGTCTCACCGCCCGGACCCGGGAGCGGGCCGAGGTGTTCCAGGGCTCGCACGCCGACCCCGAGGTCCTGGGCGCGGCCTGTGAGGGTGCCGACCAGGTGTTCTGGCTGGTGCCGCCCGCGCCCGGCGCCGACAGCGTCGAGGGCCACTTCCGGGACTTCACGCTGCCGCTGTGCGAGGTGATCGCGCGACGGGACGTGGCACGCGTAGTCGCCGTCTCCAGCCTGGGACGCGGCGTGGCGAAGGACGCCGGACCGATCTCCGCCTCGCTCGCCATGGACGACCGGATCGCGGCCACCGGCGTCCACTACCGGGCGCTGTGCCCGCCCTTCCTGATGGAGAACCTGCTCGGGCAGGCGGCCGCGCTGCGCGACACCGGCGAGTTCCGCATGGCGTACGCCGCCGACCGCGTCCTGCGGACCTGCGCGACCGCCGACATCGCCGCCACCGCCGCCCGTCTGCTCCTCGACGACTCCTGGACCGGCCGCGCCGACGTCCCGCTCGTCGGCCCCGACGACCTCACCCCGGAGGGCATGGCCGAGGTGCTGGCCGACGTACTGGGCCGTCCGGTACGGGTACGGGAGACCACCCCGGAGGCCTACAAGGCGTCCGCCCTGCGGTTCGGGGCGAGCGAGAGCGGGGCCCAGGGCCTGGCCGACATGGCCTCGGCGATGGACGCCCAGGGCTTCTACGGCGCGGCCGAGCCCAGCACCCCGGACACCGCGTCCACGAGCTTTGGCCGCTGGTGCGAGGAGGTCCTCAGGCCGGCCACGCTCGCCTGA
- a CDS encoding LysR family transcriptional regulator — translation MQLQQLQYFVAVAETRHFTRAAEVVHVAQPSLSQQIKALERELGADLFLRARGNITLTDAGEALLPLARRILADADTARHEVLELAQLRRGRVRLGATPSLCTGLLPDVLRAFHDRYPGIQLLIEEGGSHDLVRELARGALDLALVVLPLPTASPALTTVELLREDLVVVSSPESPRPGGGRRAVRITDLEGERLVMFRHGYDLRELTVAACRSAGFEPDFAVEGGEMDAVLGFVRAGLGMAVVPRMVAARSGRGLRVTPLARPGLYRTIALAHRSDVAPPRAARELQRMLLER, via the coding sequence ATGCAGTTGCAACAGCTCCAGTACTTCGTGGCGGTCGCCGAGACCCGGCACTTCACCCGGGCCGCCGAGGTGGTCCACGTGGCGCAGCCCTCGCTGTCGCAGCAGATCAAGGCGCTGGAGCGGGAGCTGGGCGCCGACCTGTTCCTGCGGGCGCGCGGGAACATCACCCTCACCGACGCCGGGGAGGCGCTGCTGCCGCTGGCCCGGCGCATCCTGGCGGACGCGGACACCGCCCGGCACGAGGTGCTGGAGCTGGCCCAGCTGCGCCGCGGCCGGGTCCGGCTGGGCGCCACCCCGAGCCTGTGCACCGGCCTGCTCCCGGACGTGCTGCGCGCCTTCCACGACCGCTATCCCGGCATCCAGCTGCTGATCGAGGAGGGCGGCTCGCACGACCTGGTGCGGGAGCTGGCGCGCGGTGCGCTGGACCTCGCCCTGGTCGTGCTGCCGCTGCCCACCGCGTCACCGGCGCTGACCACGGTGGAGCTGCTGCGGGAGGACCTGGTGGTGGTGTCCTCCCCGGAGTCGCCCCGGCCGGGCGGCGGGCGCCGTGCCGTGCGCATCACCGACCTGGAGGGGGAGCGCCTGGTGATGTTCCGGCACGGCTACGACCTGCGGGAGCTGACCGTGGCCGCGTGCCGCTCGGCCGGGTTCGAACCGGACTTCGCCGTGGAGGGCGGGGAGATGGACGCGGTGCTGGGTTTCGTCAGGGCCGGGCTCGGCATGGCGGTCGTCCCGCGGATGGTGGCCGCCCGCTCCGGACGCGGACTGCGGGTGACCCCGCTGGCCCGGCCCGGCCTGTACCGGACGATCGCCCTGGCCCACCGCAGCGACGTGGCTCCGCCGCGGGCGGCGCGGGAGTTGCAGCGGATGCTGCTGGAGCGGTGA
- a CDS encoding LysR family transcriptional regulator, which produces MESRSLRYFVAVAEELNFARAAERLGISPPPLSRAIRRLEAELGVTLFERTTHRVARTPAGDVLLAEARVALDALEAAGRRARRAAEGPKLVLAVKADGDAGLLEPILARYASEPDAVPVAVRLCGWQEQPRLLRAGEADVALVHAPFDGTGLDTETLAAEPRVAVLAADHPLAARDRLELADLGLDAGSVERHIDEARRGHDDLAQVLTAVSLGKVVTLLPASVTARYPRPGVVYRPVPEAPPVVLALAWPERSRSTATAALVRVAAEVAEAARNGA; this is translated from the coding sequence ATGGAGTCGCGTTCCCTGCGCTACTTCGTGGCGGTCGCCGAGGAGCTGAACTTCGCGCGGGCCGCCGAGCGGCTGGGCATCTCCCCGCCGCCGCTGTCCAGGGCGATCCGCCGGCTGGAGGCCGAGCTGGGTGTCACCCTGTTCGAGCGGACCACCCACAGGGTCGCCCGGACCCCGGCCGGGGACGTGCTGCTCGCCGAGGCGCGCGTCGCGCTGGACGCGCTGGAAGCGGCCGGGCGGCGGGCCCGGCGCGCGGCCGAGGGACCGAAGCTGGTGCTGGCCGTGAAGGCCGACGGGGACGCGGGGCTGCTGGAGCCGATCCTCGCCCGCTACGCGTCGGAACCCGATGCCGTGCCGGTCGCCGTCCGGCTGTGCGGGTGGCAGGAGCAGCCGCGGCTGCTGCGTGCCGGCGAGGCGGACGTCGCCCTGGTCCACGCGCCGTTCGACGGCACCGGCCTCGACACCGAGACACTGGCCGCCGAACCGCGCGTCGCCGTCCTCGCCGCGGACCACCCGCTCGCCGCCCGCGACCGGCTGGAGCTGGCCGACCTCGGCCTCGACGCGGGCAGCGTGGAGCGGCACATCGACGAGGCCCGGCGCGGCCACGACGACCTGGCCCAGGTGCTCACGGCGGTCTCCCTCGGCAAGGTCGTCACCCTGCTGCCCGCGTCGGTGACCGCCCGCTACCCGAGGCCGGGCGTCGTCTATCGCCCGGTCCCGGAGGCGCCGCCGGTCGTCCTGGCCCTCGCCTGGCCCGAACGGTCCCGCTCGACGGCGACCGCGGCCCTGGTCCGGGTGGCCGCGGAGGTCGCCGAAGCGGCCCGTAACGGTGCTTGA
- a CDS encoding succinate dehydrogenase cytochrome b subunit, translating into MARTVWDSTVGKKTVMAVSGLVMLLYLVAHMIGNLKIYFGVEEFNHYAHWLRTVGEPFMHYEWTLWLIRVVLVVAVVAHAVSAYQLSRRDIKARPSKYVHKKARSSYATRTMRWGGIILGLFIVWHILDLTTGTVHSGGFETGKPYQNVVDTFSTWYGNVIYIVAMLALGLHIQHGFWSAAQTLGAGSRTRDRALKTTANVLALLLTIGFIAVPVGVMTGVVS; encoded by the coding sequence ATGGCGCGCACCGTGTGGGACTCGACCGTCGGCAAGAAGACAGTGATGGCGGTCAGCGGTCTCGTCATGCTGCTCTACCTGGTCGCCCACATGATCGGGAACCTGAAGATCTACTTCGGGGTCGAGGAGTTCAACCACTACGCCCACTGGCTGCGCACGGTCGGCGAGCCGTTCATGCACTACGAGTGGACGCTCTGGCTGATCCGCGTCGTGCTGGTGGTCGCCGTCGTCGCCCACGCCGTCTCCGCGTACCAGCTCAGCCGCCGCGACATCAAGGCGCGGCCCAGCAAGTACGTGCACAAGAAGGCCCGTTCCAGCTACGCGACGCGCACCATGCGCTGGGGCGGGATCATCCTCGGTCTGTTCATCGTCTGGCACATCCTCGACCTGACCACCGGCACCGTGCACTCCGGCGGCTTCGAGACGGGCAAGCCCTACCAGAACGTCGTGGACACCTTCTCCACCTGGTACGGCAACGTCATCTACATCGTCGCGATGCTCGCCCTCGGCCTGCACATCCAGCACGGCTTCTGGAGCGCCGCCCAGACCCTCGGCGCCGGCAGCCGGACGCGCGACCGGGCCCTGAAGACGACCGCGAACGTCCTCGCGCTGCTGCTCACGATCGGCTTCATCGCCGTACCCGTGGGCGTCATGACCGGAGTGGTGAGCTGA
- the rmdA gene encoding cyclic Di-GMP phosphodiesterase RmdA, with translation MSAEPDGPEDRLRRFATIWSRAVFPVTSTSSTRPEFEAELLPLARRLSGVLRARAFDAEEARAVGAALVDVHCTDPDALSRTLDCVDAYLVLYCGGDGDPEDLRARSARLQHAMAAGFAGALRARTLAEQEAIAQAALKAQGVVAEALHASEARFRAVFEGAAIGIGIADLDGNVLQVNEALMRMFGIADPTLGGRRATEWTHPDDAPQTWRLYEELVRGEREHYHVEKAFYRPDGTVLWTNLTVSLLRDADGTPQYQLALMEDTTERRLLNLRLRYEATHDALTGLPNRSFFFERLEKALNAGPGQRFGLCYLDLDGFKTVNDSLGHAAGDRLLVEVADRLQACATAPGEMVARLGGDEFVALTTGPDTRHEVDELAGRIMNALLAPVSVDGRELTVRGSIGIVEGPAGERSPAEVLRSADITMYRAKSAGGNRFELADPEADARVITRHGLTTALPAALERGEFFIEYQPLVHLGDGSVRGAEALVRWLHPQHGVLGPDRFIPLAEHTGLIVPLGRWVLEQSVRQARVWRERYGESGAAGPLRINVNLSPCQLTHPGLVQDTVEILERTGVAPDALCLEVTESALIGADDDLLKPLRRLAEMGVDIALDDFGTGYSNLANLRRLPVSVLKLDRSFTQSMQQFPADPVDLKIVEGIVALAHSLDLAVTVEGVETGAQAEQLRILGCDTAQGWYYARPGPPDRLHELALVDATG, from the coding sequence GTGAGCGCCGAGCCGGACGGGCCGGAGGACAGACTGCGGCGGTTCGCGACGATCTGGAGCCGGGCCGTGTTCCCGGTGACCTCGACGTCGTCCACCCGGCCCGAGTTCGAGGCGGAACTGCTGCCGCTGGCCCGCCGGCTGAGCGGCGTGCTGCGCGCCCGCGCCTTCGACGCGGAGGAGGCCAGGGCCGTCGGCGCCGCCCTCGTCGACGTGCACTGCACCGACCCCGACGCGCTCTCCCGGACGCTGGACTGCGTCGACGCCTACCTGGTGCTCTACTGCGGCGGGGACGGCGACCCGGAGGACCTGCGGGCTCGTTCGGCGCGGCTCCAGCACGCGATGGCGGCCGGGTTCGCCGGGGCACTGCGCGCCCGTACCCTCGCCGAGCAGGAGGCCATCGCGCAGGCCGCCCTGAAGGCGCAGGGAGTGGTGGCCGAGGCCCTGCACGCCAGCGAGGCCCGCTTCCGCGCGGTCTTCGAGGGCGCCGCCATAGGCATCGGCATCGCCGACCTGGACGGCAACGTCCTCCAGGTCAACGAGGCGTTGATGCGCATGTTCGGCATCGCCGACCCCACGCTGGGCGGGCGCCGGGCCACCGAGTGGACGCACCCCGACGACGCCCCGCAGACCTGGCGGCTCTACGAGGAGCTGGTGCGCGGCGAGCGCGAGCACTACCACGTGGAGAAGGCCTTCTACCGGCCCGACGGCACCGTCCTGTGGACCAACCTCACCGTCTCCCTGCTGCGCGACGCCGACGGCACCCCGCAGTACCAGCTCGCGCTGATGGAGGACACCACCGAACGGCGGCTGCTCAACCTGCGACTGCGCTACGAGGCCACGCACGACGCGCTGACCGGCCTGCCCAACCGCAGCTTCTTCTTCGAACGCCTGGAGAAGGCCCTGAACGCGGGCCCGGGCCAACGCTTCGGCCTGTGCTACCTCGACCTCGACGGTTTCAAGACCGTCAACGACAGCCTCGGCCACGCGGCCGGCGACCGGCTGCTGGTGGAGGTCGCCGACCGCCTCCAGGCCTGCGCCACCGCGCCCGGCGAGATGGTGGCCCGGCTGGGCGGCGACGAGTTCGTGGCGCTCACCACCGGACCGGACACCCGGCACGAGGTCGACGAGCTGGCCGGACGCATCATGAACGCGCTGCTCGCCCCGGTCAGCGTCGACGGCCGGGAACTGACCGTGCGCGGCAGCATCGGCATCGTCGAGGGCCCGGCGGGCGAGCGCAGCCCGGCCGAGGTGCTGCGCAGCGCCGACATCACCATGTACCGGGCCAAGTCGGCGGGCGGCAACCGCTTCGAGCTGGCCGACCCGGAGGCCGACGCCCGTGTCATCACCCGGCACGGGCTGACCACCGCGCTGCCCGCCGCCCTGGAGCGCGGCGAGTTCTTCATCGAGTACCAGCCGCTGGTCCACCTCGGCGACGGCAGTGTGCGCGGCGCCGAGGCGCTGGTGCGCTGGTTGCACCCGCAGCACGGGGTGCTCGGCCCCGACCGCTTCATCCCGCTCGCCGAGCACACGGGGCTGATCGTGCCGCTGGGCCGCTGGGTCCTGGAGCAGTCCGTGCGGCAGGCCCGCGTCTGGCGGGAGCGGTACGGCGAGAGCGGCGCCGCGGGCCCGCTGCGCATCAACGTCAACCTCTCGCCCTGCCAGCTCACCCACCCCGGCCTGGTCCAGGACACCGTGGAGATCCTGGAGCGGACCGGCGTCGCGCCCGACGCGCTGTGCCTGGAGGTGACCGAGTCGGCGCTGATCGGCGCCGACGACGACCTGCTGAAGCCGCTGCGCCGGCTGGCCGAGATGGGCGTCGACATCGCCCTGGACGACTTCGGCACCGGCTACTCCAACCTCGCCAACCTGCGCCGGCTGCCGGTGAGCGTCCTCAAGCTGGACCGCTCGTTCACGCAGAGCATGCAGCAGTTCCCGGCCGACCCCGTCGACCTGAAGATCGTAGAAGGGATCGTCGCCCTGGCCCACAGCCTGGACCTCGCGGTCACCGTGGAGGGCGTGGAGACCGGCGCCCAGGCGGAGCAACTGCGCATACTGGGCTGCGACACGGCCCAGGGCTGGTACTACGCCCGCCCGGGCCCGCCGGATCGGCTGCACGAACTGGCCCTGGTGGACGCGACGGGCTGA